The genome window CTCGCCGAAGCGGGTCATCCCGTATTGTTGCAAGGTCGCTTGCAAAATGTATTTGTCGACGAGGTCGTAGTCTAGCGCCTCAGCTAGTTGCTGAGCGATGACTCCGGCCTCACTGCCAACGAGCCTGGAAATTGCGATTGTATTCATAATACGCTCCTCTGGTTTATGGATTAGCTAGTCTTGCGGTGTTGCAAGCAGTCGAAGGCAACAGCGATTAACAGCACGGAGCCTTTGATCACCATCTGTGTGAACTCAGTCACATTCATCAGAACCATACCGTTGCTAAGGACGCCTAGAATTAAGACACCAGCCACGATATTTGAGATTCGTCCGAAGCCACCGGTTACGCTAATTCCACCTAGCACACAGGCTGTCAGGATTTCAAATTCCAGCCCCTTACCTGCGGTGACCGTTGCTGAGTTTGTTCTCGAAAGGATCACAACGCCAGCGACACCTGCGAAGAATCCAGATAAGGAATACACCAGGTATTTAACATTCTTGACCTTAATTCCGGAAAGCTTAGCAGCTTCTTCATTACCGCCCACAGCGTAGAAATAACGGCCAAAGTAGGTCTTGTTCAAGATGAAGGCACCCAGCGCAAGCACAGCGATCATGATCACTACGGGCACCGGAATCGGGCCGATATAGCCCTGCCCAATCACGGCGAAGGACTCTGGGAATCCATAGATCGGCAAGCCCTTGCTAATGATAAATGCCACACCTTCGATGATGATCATCATCGCCAACGTCACAATGAGTGGTGGCATCTGAAGATTGGCAATGATCCAGCCATTCGTGAACCCAATAAAGGTTGCCATCGCGAGAGTGATGAAAATAGCCAACACGGGATTCATACCAGCATTCACCATAAACCATCCACAAACCACATTGACCAAAGTGATGACCGATCCCACAGAGAGGTCGATCCCTCCCAGCAGCAGGACAAATGCGAAACCGACCGCGGCGATACCGAGCATGGACACCTGACGTGCAACGTTAATTAAATTATGACTGACAAGGAAATTCTCCGTAGCGATTGAGAAGAATCCGACAAGCACCAACAACACGATGTAGATGCCGTTCTGCTTTGCGAAATCGACGGCTTTAGCCGTGCTTTTTAATTTTTCTAACTGTCCCATTTTAATATTCTCCTATTTTTGAGATGCAAAATTCATGATGCGTTCTTGAGTAAAATCCTTTCGATCCAGGCTACCCGAAATTTTGCCATCGCACAGGACGACGATTCGGTCGGACATGCCCATGACTTCTTCCATTTCAGAAGAAATCATCAAGACGGACTTACCGTCTTCGACGAGCGAGTTGACGAGTGTGTAAATTTCGGATTTGGCTCCGACGTCGATACCTCGAGTGGGTTCATCAAAGATCACTAGGTCGGGCTTGGATGCCAACCAACGGGCGATGATCACCTTTTGCTGATTCCCGCCACTGAGGTTCTTAATGTTTTGTTCGATCGAGGGGGTTTTGATCCGAATGGATTGTTTATATTCTTCGGCCATTCGACGTTCTTCTTTACTGTCGACGATGAAGAACTTGGAGATGCGCTCCAGCACAGCCATACTCGTGTTACTACGAATCGTCATATCCATTAAAGCACCCTTCCCTTTTCGGTCTTCTGGAACCAGAGCGATACCGCTGTCGATCGCGTCTCTAGGTGTCTTCGGGTTCACTTCACTACCATTGAGTCGAACAGAGCCACTGGTTTTCTTTGCAGCACCGAATAACAGTTCTGCAGTCTCCGTGCGCCCAGATCCGATTAATCCGGCAAACCCTAAAACCTCGCCCTTCTTGATATTAAAGCTGATATCGTTCACCCCGTTACCGGAAAGATTCTGAACATCCAATAACACTTCATCGGAGATACAGTCTTTGCGTTTCGGGTAGGTCTCCTTTAATTCACGTCCGACCATCAGTTTCACAAGTTCATCCATATTGGTCTCACTCGTTTTTACGGTATCGATCTTCTGACCATCTCTGAGCACGGTAATGCGCTCGGTGAGTCGGAAGATTTCCTCCATGCGGTGTGAGATGTAGATAATCGTCACCCCGGAAGCCTTCAGTTTTTCGACCACTAGATAGAGGCGTTCAGCTTCAGCTGAAGTGAGCGGCGCAGAAGGCTCGTCCATGATCAACACCCGAGCCTTTTGTGACAAGGCCTTGGCGATTTCTACAAGTTGCTGGTAGCCGACCGTCAAGTTGCTAACAAGCTCGTTGGGATCGATATCGATATCAAATTGCTCGAAGATCGCAGCAGACTCGCGAACCATGGCCTTTTTATTAATGACCAGACCTTTGCGGATCGCTCGACCGAGAAAGATATTTTCTGCAACAGACAGTTCACCGACCAGATTGAACTCTTGGTAGATGACGCCGATGCCGTGTGATTCGGATAACTGCGGCGTGAGTGAAGCAAAGCTTTCACCTTCGATGATGATACTGCCGGCATTCGGTTTGACCGCACCGGTGCAGCTCTTAATCAAGGTCGATTTGCCAGCGCCATTTTCGCCGACCAGAGCATGCGCTTCCCCTTTGACGAATTCGATGCTGACATCATTCAGGGCGATCACACCGGGATATTTCTTCGTAATGTTCTTTAACTCTAGAATGTTCATTTGATTGAGTTGCTGAGAGAAGATGGGTGGGTTGAGACAATACAGGTTGGCGCAGATTCTTGGCTCATGCGCCAACCTAGCTTTAGAGAAGAGTGAGGCTTATTTGCCTAAGAACTCATCTACGTTGTCTTTTGTGACTGGGATAAATGAACGGTAGATTTCTTTCGTCTCAATCGGCTCACCGGATTGAAGCAGAGCAACCATATTCCAAATCTCAGTAGCGATTGCCTCGTTCGTGCCTGTTACAGCAACAGTCATACGATTACCTTCGTTATTCTTCATGGCATACAATTCAGGTTGTGTTGCATCCGCGGCAAAGATGCCGAATTTGTCTGTGACCTTATTGGCAGCCTTTGCAGCCTCGTTCGCGCCGACGGAACCACCGCCACCGATGGAGCAGACAACTTCTACATTCGGGTGGGACTGAAAGATGGTTTCCATCTTCTCAATGCCCTCTTTCGTGTCGATCGCACTCGTCTCTGCGACGATCTTAGCCTTCGGAGCCAACTCGACGATGGCGTCGCGGATGCCGTTACCACGTTCCAGTAAAATGGGCAATTGTGGGTAGTTAAGAATTGCAACTTCTGTAGTGCCGCCGAGCTTTTCGTTGATCCAATTAGCCGCGTGTGTGCCGATAGCATAGCCTAATTCATGATTATCAATCAACCATGCGACATCAGCGTTCTTCAGGTTATCATCCCAAGCGAGCACTTTGACCCCGGCCTCACGAGCTTGCTTTAGAGCGAACTCGACGCCTTCCGGATCTGCAGGATGAATAATAATGACATCCACTCCGCTGGAGACGAAGTTTTCAATCTGTGTGATTTGCTTACCGACATTGCTGTCGCAGGCCACATAGTTAATGCGACCGCCATTGGCTTTGACTTTTTTCTCAATGGCTTGGCAATAACCAGCCCATGCTGGGTTACTGAGCGATTGCACGGTCATGCCAATTCTTACTGTAGCATCCGCACTGTCGCCACTTCCACCGCATCCAACAATTGAGAGCGACGCGAAGCAAAGGAGTAGTCCTGTTATTATTTTTTTCATTTTTATATGGGGTTCTTTTTTTATTTATTTTGGATTAGATAAAGTGGTTGCAGTGAATCCTGTTTTACAGAATCTGCAAATAACGACGCTAGATAGATGATTCAATTTGGAGCAGGTCATTCGGAATCGCTGGGGTCGCACCTTTCTGTGAGCAGACATACGCGGCTACCCGATTGGCGAAGTCATTCACTTGCCCCAAAGGCCAGCCTCGTAGCGTGCCCATACAGAGCGCGGCGGTGAATGAATCACCCGCCCCTACAGTATCGACCACCTCCGCTGCCATTCCTGGGAAATCGTGGACGGAATCCGCAGTAACCAACAAACTGCCGTGCGAACCACGGGTGTAAGCGACCAGGCGAAGATCAAACAGCTTCCTGAGTTGAACCAGTTGCTCGCAGCTGTCGCCGCCCAAATCAAATAGGTCGAGTAAAACAGGTAGCTCCTCATCGCTAAGCTTGAGCACATTCGCTAACTGCAGAGACTTTCGAATCAGCTCTTTAGAGTAAAAAGACTGACGCACGTTCACATCGAAAATCTTAAGTGCGTGCTCAGGCATCTCACTTAAGAATGCATGGATGCTCTGACTTGACTCAGTCGAACGTTGCGAGAGCGAGCCAAAACAGACTGCATCGAGTTGACCTGCGAGTTCGCGGAGATCCGCTGTGAATGGCAGGTGATCCCAGGCGACATTCTCATGAATCTCGTAGGTAGGCTTACCCGAGTGGAGCACGACATCAACCGTGCCTGTTGGATGACTGGCACTTTCCTTCACATAGCGGACGTCCACGCCACTCTCAATCAACTGACCGCGAAGCTCGATGCCCAAGGCGTCCGATCCGATGCAGCTTACTGGCCAGCTCTCCGCACCAAGTTGGTGCGTGTGATAAGCAAAATTGGCAGGTGCGCCGCCAATGCGCTTGTGGTCAGGGAAGACATCCCAGAGTAACTCTCCAATACCTGCGACTTTAAATGTAGGGTTCATAAGACAAGGTTTGTCAGCGAATTTAAAATTCAGATGGGGTGCTGACTAAAATCAACAATCCACAAAATATAACAAATGTAAACAATTAGAATTACATTTGACATATTTAAAGCTTACATTTAACTTACATTTAAACCATGAATGACCCAAAGCCACTTTACCTGCAGATCTACGAAGACCTACACACTTCGATCCGCAATCAACGCTACGCCCCCGGCGACCTACTCCCCAGCGAGAAGACGATTTGCGAGCAATACAAGACCTCTCGCCCCACCGTAGCCAAAGCGATCAAGATGCTGAGCGACGCAAAACTAGTGCATCGCCAAGCCGGATTCGGCACTCAAGTGCTCGCACCCGACTCTTCCGGTCTATCGGCAGGCTTACTCGTCCCTGGATTAACAGAGACTGAAATCTTCACCCCCATCATTGCCAGCATCATCGAGACTGCCCCTAACTTTGAACTCCAGATCGCACAACCCTACGAACTGAATCGATCACAAGACCGTAAGGCTTTGGCGCTTTCCCAAGTCGAGCAATTCATAAAGAAGAAAGTGAATGGCGTCTTCTTCGGCCCGCTTGAAAAGATCCCAGATGCCGAAGCCTTCAATCTAAGCATCGTCGAACGCTTCACCGAAAAAGGGATACAAGTCGTGCTACTAGATCGCGATATCTATCCATGGCCACAGCAAGCTCCTTTCGATATGATCTGTATTGGGAACATTGAGGCAGGCTTCACCATGGCGAATCACCTGCTGGAAAATGGCTGCAAGCAACTCGCTTTCGTTTCATCGAAAAATCCGGCAATGACCGTAGGGCACCGTATCATTGGCACCCGTCAAGCACTCCTGCAAAAAGGCTTCTCCGCCCGCAGCCTCCTCTACGTCGAATACGAACAGGACGATCCCAGCACAGCGGCCGCTCAGTTAATCGAAGCAAATATCGATGGTATTGTTTGCGCCAACGATGCCACTGCCGCCGTAATCCTGCGCGCCCTACTCGACCTTAGCGTAAAGATTCCAGAACAGATTAAAGTCTGCGGATTTGATGATGTAAAATACGCCTCGCTCCTCAGTGTGCCTCTGACGAGCTATCGCCAGCCTTGCCAAGTTATGGGACAACTCGCTGTAGAAACAATGGTCAACCGAATCAAACACCCAGAAAGGCCGCCCCACCACATTGCGCTCCATGGCACACTCATCGTCCGGGAATCCTCCCAGATGCGTGCTTAACCCAGCCCCCTAAATCGAACATTGATTGATATTCATCCCCTCTACACTCATGCAAAAAGAAACGAAAACATACGGCGATCTCATCAGTGAACTCTCATCAAAATACGATTCACTACCTGAAAATTGCCAATACTGGATCGGTCTCGCAGGAGGGCCTGGAAGCGGCAAGAGCACCGTCGCGCGAAAAATCAAGGATGCGCTTGGCGACAAAATCGATGTGATTCCGATGGACGGTTATCATTTCTATCGTTCCGAACTAGACGCGATGGCGAACCCTCAAGAGGCCCACGAGAGACGAGGCGCGCCATTCACGTTTAACGCTCAAAAGTTGGTCGATGATCTGACCCAAGCTCATCAAACTGGTTCTGGTTATTTCCCAGGCTTCGATCACAGCAAGCGCGACCCTGAAGAACAGAGTGTCCGCCTGGAACCCGGGAAAAAGATAGTCATCGTGGAAGGAAATTATCTCCTATTGAGTGACAGCCCATGGAATGTCCTCCAGCGCGATGTTTTTGACGAAGGATGGTTTCTCTATGTCCCGCTTGAGGAATGCAAACGACGGGTCTTAAAGCGTCATCATCAGGTAATGAAAATGACGAAAAAGGAATCAATGTGGAGGGTATTGACCAACGATGGACCGAATGCAGAGCTAGTGACCAATGAATCGATTGAGAACGCGGATAGAATAATCGAAATTCAAAGTGATAAAACATGAGTCTGAATGACACAGACTTAAGCGATTGAAAGCAGGCATCGACTTCCAATATCGCACAGTCGCAGCAGCCACTACAGACGCTCGCTAAGGCTACCAACTTCCCATGCGTCCAACATCGAGAGCATCGCTTCAAAAGTCGCACTGCGCCCTGAGCGAACAAAGTGACCGCTAGCGAGATTACCCGCCAGAACGATGCCCGCGTCATCCAATCCGCAGAGCGCTGCGGCGAGACAGCCAGCACCAAAATTATCACCGGCACCCGTCGAGATTAGAGGCTCTTTACAATACGGCCCAGGCACGTAGACCGTGCCCGCTGCACTGGCGCAAACGGCACCATCATTTGGGTGGATAATGATTCGATCCACATCGGTATTAGCCTTTAGGAGCGCAGCCAAAGCGACGACAGAATCCGGATCCTTTTTACCCAAAAAGTCCCCGCCGAAATACGCACCCATCTGCCACGCTTCTTTCAAGTTAAAACTAAGCATGGTAGTGAACTGCGCAGTGATGCCTTCCAGACGCTGCAGAAGATTATCCAAGTCCTCTTTCGGACGCCCCTCAAACTCGGCTAGATCCATGAAGCAATGCACCTCTTTGGCAGTGCGCCCCAGCGCCTTGGAACGCTCCGCTAAATAACTCCAGATACCGCCAACATGCACCAATTTACCCCAGTTCACCGCGGCAATACAATCGGCCGACTTCAACTCTGCGTCCAGCGCGGCTTCACCGACCACTTCGATCAAACGCTCTAGAGTGATCTCTGCGCAGGCACGCAAATCACCCAGCATAATTTTTCCGTCAGTAAACTCTAGACAATCACTGTGAGCCGGATCGGCCAAAGAGTAGAGTCGCTGAGTCTTGGACTCGAGCGCCTCGCGGTAAATCGGCAGAATTTCATCCCGCCCCATCGCCCCGATGTAGGTCACATCGATTTCACCGCTAAAGATATCATTGAGTCCAGACGCATAGAGCGGGCCGTTGCCTCCGAACTTATCGCCAAGGTGCTTCACCGGATAAGAGGCCGCAATTCCTGCCGCAGCCGTGACCTTCGGCCCAAACTCGGCCATGGAGGCGGGCTGCTCCAGTCGAATAAAGGTGTCGATAAATCCATCGAACCCACAAATCCCCGAGAGATTTTCAGGGATGGGCTTGCCCAGTTTTTCACGAAAAGCTGGCAGGACGGTTTCTGTGAGGTCTCGAATATCAGCATATATCATAAATGATCTATACACTGTATCGAGGGCATTTGACCAGACAGATCTGAGCGGCCGCAACGAACCAGACAAAGAACGACAAGTGGAGCCAGTTCCGAAACTTAGTGCTCCTGCCAATCGTCAGGCACCAGAAAAAACGGTTCATCTGAATCCGGCAGCACAAACATCGTGCAGCGCTCAGTTGCCAGTGATAACAACTCCGACGCTTCGATTCGTTGTAACTCTGCCTTCAACTCGGCAGTGAAAACCACAGGCCACAGCGCCTTCGGCACCAGACACACTCCATCCACCCCAGAGAACCAAGACTCCCACTCACGCACATAAAGCCATTGACCGCGTTGCGCACTCGGCGCAATCGCCTCTGGCAACGGGCAATCGTCTCCGCTCAATGGACTGAATAACCGTCCATAGATCAATTGGCGCACCACAACCGTATCGACATTGAACCGATCCTTCAGCAAGCGACGCGCTTCGGGCTGTTGACTGAGCAGCAATTGATGCGTGCGCATTCGATCCAACTTGCGCTGCCAATTATCTCGAGGATCTGGCCCTGGATACATCCAGCCCTCAGCCGTATGCGTCGCTAGGTAGAACTTAACCGCTAGCTCGAGGTGAACGTGCATTTGCTGCTGGCGATCATACAAAACGAAGTCTAGCTCGCCGAGCGTAACGCCTGCGTCGTCCACGACCTGCACATGCGAAGCGATCCGATCCAACTGCTCCGATGCATCCAGCAGACAGTCCAGCGCATCTTCGTAAAGGTGACCCAGTTTTTGCTGAAAATTGAGTTCGATCCCCTCCGACACGACCTCGCCCAGCAAAAGACGATCCAGTATGGCAGCTTCAGCTAAATCCCCCACCAATAAAGGTGCAGCTCGTAAACTATTTAGCAGTGCTTTCGTTTCTAATCCCATAATAGCTATGACACACTTTCATTCAGATGATTGGCCGCCAATCTGTTTCTTTAATTAAACTGAAAAGGCATCATCCGACTCAAAATAGTATGCGCATGAGAATAACCACGATCATATCGTGATATTGTGATTCACTTCCAAGCACTCACCATGCATCTTCCTCTGCTATGACACTGTTACTCTTCTACGTCGGCATCGCGCTCGGATTTTCCTTTTTGTGCTCCTTATTGGAGGCCACCCTCCTCACGATCACACCCACGCAATTGCAAACGGCCAAATCAAATGGCAAGCAATGGGCACTACGCCTGCAAGGACTGAAGCATAACATCGACAAGCCCCTCTCCGCGATTCTTACGCTCAACACAATCGCCCACACGATGGGCGCCACGGGAGCCGGCGCACAATATACCCGTGTGTATGGCGACGCTACTGGCGGTGTCTTTGCCGCCATCCTCACACTACTGGTTCTCATCCTCTCCGAAATCATCCCAAAGACACTCGGAGCGCGCTACACGCTCTTTTTTGCGCCGTTCACAGCAAGAGCGCTTCCGATTATGGAATGGGGACTGCGCCCAGTCGTCTGGCTGTGCCAAGGCATTACACGACTCATCACCTTTGGCGACGGCCACGCTCATCCAAAACACCGCGAAGAGCTGTTAGCGGTCGCACGAATGGGCGAAGAAGATGGCTCCATCCGAAAAAGCGAAAGTAGAATCGTCCGTAGCATGCTCAACATGTCGAACGTGCAGATTGATAGTATCATGACACCCCGGCCCGTCATGTTCACTTTATCAGAAGAAGTGACACTGCAGGCGTTTGCAGAGCAAATCGAAACACACCCGTTCTCAAGGATCCCAGTCTACGGCGATAACCACGAATTCATCTCTGGCTTCGTCCTACGATCCGACGCGCTCCAAGCCTGCCTAAAAGACCCCAAGCATCCGATCGCAAGCGTAAAGCGTAAGATGACCTTCGTATCCAAGCTAATGACAGTCGATGCACTGTTTCGGCAAATGACGGAACAACGCCAACACATCGCCATGGTTCAAGATGAATACGGCAGCACCGTTGGCCTCGTCACGCTCGAAGACGCGCTGGAAACCCTCGTCGGCATTGAGATCGTCGATGAGCAAGACACTGTCGCCGACCTACGCAAACTCGCTCACAGCCTATGGCAACAACGCGCCAAAGAAATGGGTATCAAAACCGATATAGATACTTAATCCTTAAAAGAGTCGTTAGAAGTCAGGACTTAGGAGCTAAACATCAGTGCTTTATAACACCTTTGCTTCTCGCCCAATCGGCGGCACAGACGACACCCGAAGCGCTTTATGGCCAAAGACTAACTTCGAACGCCTGCCTACAAACGACTCTTCAAGAATTATGCACGTAGAGCGTGCGCGTCGGATAAGCAAATTCGATATTCCGCTCAGCGAACCCTCGGCAGATGCCTAAATTGATCGCCTGCTGGATATCCATATAAACCGCATAATCCGAAGTGTTCACATAGTAAACGACTTCAAAGTCATAGGAGCTATCACCAAACCCCTTGAAGTGCGCACGATCAAAACGCGTGCCTTCAATCGATTCGATCAACTCACGCACCATCGGCGGGATCGATTCCAACTGCTCAGGTGTTGTCTGATATAAAACGCCAAAAGCAAAAGGCACACGGCGTTCCTGCATGCGTTTGTAGTTGCGCACTCGACTACTAAGTAAATCGTTATTAGAGAAGATCAATTGCTCACCAGATAGGCTACGCAAACGGGTGGTCTTAAGTCCAATCTTCTCAACCACTCCCATCAAATCGCCTACGATGATGAAATCTCCGATCACAAAGGGCTTATCCAGAACGATCGACAGCGATGCAAAGAGATCACCTAAGATGTTCTGCAGCGCCAGAGCGACCGCGATACCAGATATTCCCAATCCTGCAACCAGTGCGGTCACATCATAGCCTAGATTATCCACCACCAATAAGAAGGCCAGCGACCAAATCAATAAACGCACGAGAAACGATAAGCCATGAACCACCGAAACGGCGGCAGGATTATCCTCACGCCGTGCATCCGTATAAAAGACAATATACACAGAAACCATACGATTCGCCCAGACCGCAGCTTGTAGCACCAGCACAATTAAAAGAGTGTAATCGAGATAATTGCCCTTTGCCCCAAAATCCAGTAACTGTGCCCCACCCCAGATCGCGACCACCATCAACACAAAGCTCTTCGTCGACTTCAACGCAGCCGCGAGTAAATCGTCCACAACTGTCGCGGTCTTCGTGCTCAAACTCGCAACCTGACGCTGTAACACCCGTAAAATAAGCTTCAGCAACAAGAACAATACGACAGCAGCGCCAACCGCATACAACCAAAGGTCGAGCGTATTACCTACAAGTTCAGTATTATAGATCGTTTCAAACCAATTACTCATGCAGCACGGTGTAGCACGCATGATACCGAACTGTAAAAAAATGCAGGTATATTGCCAATATACGTTAACAATTCATCGAAAGAACAAAAAATCTAAGAGTTCGACCGACGGCACAGAGTATATACATGGTTCACATCGAGGCATGCTATCTGCTTAGGCAGTCATATCACACACGTATATGGTATGACACTCTTCGAAAACCTGAGCACGACCTCAAATGCCTGGATCATTTTGGTCTGCAGTTCATTCGCCTCCGCTTTACTGCTATTTCTAGTCAGCAGAATACTGATTCGACGACTGAGGGCACTCACAGCACGCACCCGCTACACCATAGATACACTACTCGTTCGAGCATGTGCCCCCGCCTTAAGTATCCTTTCGATCATCGTATGGATTCTTATCGTTGAGTGTCTCTTACGCTATACGGAACTCTTCCAAGCGCGCCCAATGGGCTTCCTTAAAAGCATCATTCAGGTGCTTTCGATTATCGCAATCCTGCTCTTTTTTGATCGTCTAGTGCATGGCCTGATCGGTGGTTACTCTGATCGCTCCGATACCATCAAAAACAGTAAGAGCATCATTCAAGGCATCTCACGCGGCCTGATACTCAGCATCGGTTCACTGGTGTTACTTGGCACGTTGGGCATCTCTGTGACACCCATCATCGCGTCACTAGGCATCTCCTCGCTCGCAGTCGCGCTCGCCTTACAACCGACTTTAGAAAACTTTTTCTCCGGCACGCAACTTGTCATTGATAAACCGATCCGCGTGGGCGATTTCATAGAATTAGAATCTGGCGAACAGGGCTTTGTCGATCGAATTGGCTGGCGTTCGACTTGGATCAAAATGCTACCGAACAACACCGTCATCATACCCAACCGAACGATCGCAAACTCGAAAATAATCAATTATTATTATCCAGAAAAAGAATTGTCCGTTCCAGTTGAAGTCGGCGTGCACTACAATTCTGATCTGGAACATGTCGAGCGTGTCACACTCGAAGTGGCTCGAGAGATCCTAGTTTCCCATGAATGGGGAATCGATGATTATAATACTTTCGTCGTCTATACTGAATTCGGAGATTCCAGCATCAACTTCACCGTCATGCTACGCGCCAAAGAATACTTCAATCGTTTCTGGGTAAAGTCCGCCTTCATTAAGGCGCTGCACAAACGCTACGCCGCCGAAGGCATTAACATCCCCTATCCGATTCGTGCGATTAATACGGAACAAGAATCAGCAGTTCTGCCGATCATCAACCAGAAACCATCAAATGCCTCCTAGCCCCCGCATTGCATACACTAAATTAAATACACTGGATCACCAACTGAGATAGTCGCAGCTTGTGTGACCTCTCCATAGATCCCGAGGTTCTGATTCGCGTCTTTGACGATACTACGCAAAATACTTTTGTCTTCACCACAGCGTCCCTGTGACCGAACCACTGCGCCGCAACGCGGTGCCGTGTCTACGCAATGAACTGCAGCCTCACCGATTCGTAGCGATTGATCCAACCAAGCTTGCTCGACTAACCCCGACATACCAGGCAGCGTCTCAATCATAATGTTTGGACGAAAACGCGCGATATCCCAGTCTGCCGCTGCATTGAGTTGATGCATGTGCTCTAGACTCGCAGTAGTAAGAATATGTAACGATGCGACTAAGAAAAAGGTGCCTGGTCTGGAAACATTTTCCTGCGCTTCCAACGGCAAGTTATCCAGATCAGGAAGTGGCTCTCCTGGTTCACGTTCAAAGGTAGCTTTCAATTCTTCCAACCATGTATGGTCATCTTGCTTATGACGCTTATAGAAGGAAGCGTCCTCACGCGGTCGTAAGCGCTGCAACAAACTTTCATAGCCAATCAACTCAGAGACGTAACGATGCGCTAGTGCAGAATCACTGGTATGCGTTTGACCATCGGGAAATTTAATCACAACAGGATTGCAGCCATCATAGGGCTCCAAACACACAGCACTGCATTGCAATAACTTCGGGCGAAACTTACAGCTCTGTATTTCCTGCCGAGCGACATCCTGCACCGCCCAGATACGATCGCCCTGCAAACCTTGGCTACCCATTGGACAATGTGGCATCGATTCACCCGCCATCCCCTTAACTGGGTAGCGCCAGATAGATTGAATGCGCCCCACCTGTTTCATAGTAAGTGCTGCTCCGATACCGCTTTGTGAGAGTTCATAGCCCTAAGCCGGAGCAAGATCTATGCTCGTGCTTCACTACATCAAAAATTAATCAAAATGGGTCCCACACACAGTCTCCCAATCAACCAAGAACCATGAGTATAAAGAGCTCAATATGTGCGAACTGGCAATTCCTTGGCTCTCCAAACTATGAGTTTGCAAATCAATTCTTCCGCTGCCCCTCTTCAGAAGGTGCAATCTCGGGATTGTCGGCCGCCCACGCAGCATACGCTTCGGGTGCAGCACGCTTCCAATCCCTTGCGACTCGTCGGATCGTATCAGCGCGCAACTTCGTATCATTGACCGAGACCGCGAAACTCATGGCGGCATCAGGGTCCAC of Lentimonas sp. CC4 contains these proteins:
- a CDS encoding PfkB family carbohydrate kinase — encoded protein: MIYADIRDLTETVLPAFREKLGKPIPENLSGICGFDGFIDTFIRLEQPASMAEFGPKVTAAAGIAASYPVKHLGDKFGGNGPLYASGLNDIFSGEIDVTYIGAMGRDEILPIYREALESKTQRLYSLADPAHSDCLEFTDGKIMLGDLRACAEITLERLIEVVGEAALDAELKSADCIAAVNWGKLVHVGGIWSYLAERSKALGRTAKEVHCFMDLAEFEGRPKEDLDNLLQRLEGITAQFTTMLSFNLKEAWQMGAYFGGDFLGKKDPDSVVALAALLKANTDVDRIIIHPNDGAVCASAAGTVYVPGPYCKEPLISTGAGDNFGAGCLAAALCGLDDAGIVLAGNLASGHFVRSGRSATFEAMLSMLDAWEVGSLSERL
- a CDS encoding DUF1853 family protein; amino-acid sequence: MGLETKALLNSLRAAPLLVGDLAEAAILDRLLLGEVVSEGIELNFQQKLGHLYEDALDCLLDASEQLDRIASHVQVVDDAGVTLGELDFVLYDRQQQMHVHLELAVKFYLATHTAEGWMYPGPDPRDNWQRKLDRMRTHQLLLSQQPEARRLLKDRFNVDTVVVRQLIYGRLFSPLSGDDCPLPEAIAPSAQRGQWLYVREWESWFSGVDGVCLVPKALWPVVFTAELKAELQRIEASELLSLATERCTMFVLPDSDEPFFLVPDDWQEH
- a CDS encoding hemolysin family protein; amino-acid sequence: MTLLLFYVGIALGFSFLCSLLEATLLTITPTQLQTAKSNGKQWALRLQGLKHNIDKPLSAILTLNTIAHTMGATGAGAQYTRVYGDATGGVFAAILTLLVLILSEIIPKTLGARYTLFFAPFTARALPIMEWGLRPVVWLCQGITRLITFGDGHAHPKHREELLAVARMGEEDGSIRKSESRIVRSMLNMSNVQIDSIMTPRPVMFTLSEEVTLQAFAEQIETHPFSRIPVYGDNHEFISGFVLRSDALQACLKDPKHPIASVKRKMTFVSKLMTVDALFRQMTEQRQHIAMVQDEYGSTVGLVTLEDALETLVGIEIVDEQDTVADLRKLAHSLWQQRAKEMGIKTDIDT
- a CDS encoding mechanosensitive ion channel family protein, which translates into the protein MRATPCCMSNWFETIYNTELVGNTLDLWLYAVGAAVVLFLLLKLILRVLQRQVASLSTKTATVVDDLLAAALKSTKSFVLMVVAIWGGAQLLDFGAKGNYLDYTLLIVLVLQAAVWANRMVSVYIVFYTDARREDNPAAVSVVHGLSFLVRLLIWSLAFLLVVDNLGYDVTALVAGLGISGIAVALALQNILGDLFASLSIVLDKPFVIGDFIIVGDLMGVVEKIGLKTTRLRSLSGEQLIFSNNDLLSSRVRNYKRMQERRVPFAFGVLYQTTPEQLESIPPMVRELIESIEGTRFDRAHFKGFGDSSYDFEVVYYVNTSDYAVYMDIQQAINLGICRGFAERNIEFAYPTRTLYVHNS
- a CDS encoding mechanosensitive ion channel family protein, with translation MTLFENLSTTSNAWIILVCSSFASALLLFLVSRILIRRLRALTARTRYTIDTLLVRACAPALSILSIIVWILIVECLLRYTELFQARPMGFLKSIIQVLSIIAILLFFDRLVHGLIGGYSDRSDTIKNSKSIIQGISRGLILSIGSLVLLGTLGISVTPIIASLGISSLAVALALQPTLENFFSGTQLVIDKPIRVGDFIELESGEQGFVDRIGWRSTWIKMLPNNTVIIPNRTIANSKIINYYYPEKELSVPVEVGVHYNSDLEHVERVTLEVAREILVSHEWGIDDYNTFVVYTEFGDSSINFTVMLRAKEYFNRFWVKSAFIKALHKRYAAEGINIPYPIRAINTEQESAVLPIINQKPSNAS
- a CDS encoding MOSC N-terminal beta barrel domain-containing protein, giving the protein MKQVGRIQSIWRYPVKGMAGESMPHCPMGSQGLQGDRIWAVQDVARQEIQSCKFRPKLLQCSAVCLEPYDGCNPVVIKFPDGQTHTSDSALAHRYVSELIGYESLLQRLRPREDASFYKRHKQDDHTWLEELKATFEREPGEPLPDLDNLPLEAQENVSRPGTFFLVASLHILTTASLEHMHQLNAAADWDIARFRPNIMIETLPGMSGLVEQAWLDQSLRIGEAAVHCVDTAPRCGAVVRSQGRCGEDKSILRSIVKDANQNLGIYGEVTQAATISVGDPVYLI